A window of the Lactuca sativa cultivar Salinas chromosome 5, Lsat_Salinas_v11, whole genome shotgun sequence genome harbors these coding sequences:
- the LOC111913422 gene encoding proline-rich receptor-like protein kinase PERK8, with amino-acid sequence MARKSKSPTPFRSDKDEENEEEEIRHDSPKGKTPPQSPTPIESPHNKLPTPPSSPKQTIPVSVIPILPLTTSQTTTSFPPSPPPVTSIPISTTSLPPPIISQSTITSIPEPTVAVNVFDTVATTKTEPPIIAKPLSPSHSTDFGATLDGVNDEYGSTYFSPY; translated from the coding sequence ATGGCACGAAAGTCCAAGAGTCCTACTCCTTTTCGTTCCGACAAAGATGAGGAGAATGAAGAAGAGGAAATTCGTCATGACTCACCGAAAGGCAAAACTCCTCCCCAATCACCTACTCCAATTGAATCTCCTCATAACAAACTTCCAACCCCACCTTCATCACCGAAACAGACAATTCCAGTTTCGGTTATTCCTATTCTTCCTCTTACCACATCCCAAACAACAACTTCTTTTCCACCATCACCACCCCCAGTTACTTCCATTCCTATTTCTACAACTTCCTTACCACCTCCTATAATTTCCCAATCCACAATTACTTCTATTCCTGAACCGACAGTAGCAGTCAACGTATTTGATACGGTGGCAACTACTAAAACCGAACCTCCAATCATCGCTAAACCTCTTTCACCTTCACATTCCACCGATTTTGGTGCCACTCTCGATGGTGTTAATGATGAGTATGGCTCTACATACTTCAGCCCATATTGA